A single region of the Sphingobium sp. TKS genome encodes:
- the rpe gene encoding ribulose-phosphate 3-epimerase, translating to MTGDVLVAPSVLAADFGHLHEEVRAVDRAGADWIHVDVMDGRFVSEISFGPPVLRAIRKATEKPLNVHLMVIEPERSLASYAEAGADHLLVQAEPGSTVHLHRVLGQIGELGCRAGVVIDPATPVEWIQHVLHLVEIILVMTVNPGFGGQKFLPEMLPKIAALRKLCDERGLRPHIEVDGGQDSHTVRSVVEAGADVIVAGTAIFGADDYAQAIAAIRGCAE from the coding sequence ATGACGGGGGATGTCCTCGTCGCGCCGTCGGTGCTCGCGGCCGATTTCGGTCATCTCCACGAGGAGGTGCGTGCGGTCGATCGGGCAGGTGCAGACTGGATCCATGTCGACGTGATGGACGGCCGCTTCGTGTCCGAGATCAGCTTCGGGCCGCCGGTCCTCCGCGCGATCCGCAAGGCGACGGAAAAGCCGCTCAACGTCCATCTGATGGTGATCGAACCCGAGCGGTCGCTCGCCTCCTACGCTGAGGCCGGCGCGGACCATCTGCTGGTGCAGGCGGAGCCTGGCTCGACCGTCCATCTTCACCGCGTGCTCGGCCAGATCGGTGAGCTTGGCTGTCGCGCGGGTGTCGTGATCGATCCCGCGACGCCCGTCGAATGGATCCAGCATGTCCTCCACCTCGTGGAGATCATCCTCGTGATGACCGTCAACCCGGGGTTCGGCGGTCAGAAGTTCCTACCCGAGATGCTTCCGAAGATCGCGGCGCTGCGCAAATTGTGCGACGAGCGCGGCCTGCGCCCGCACATCGAGGTCGATGGCGGGCAGGATTCGCATACGGTTCGCTCGGTCGTCGAAGCGGGCGCCGACGTGATCGTTGCGGGCACCGCGATCTTCGGCGCTGACGACTATGCGCAGGCCATCGCCGCGATAAGGGGTTGTGCCGAATGA
- the gnd gene encoding phosphogluconate dehydrogenase (NAD(+)-dependent, decarboxylating): MRLAMIGLGRMGGNIARRLIRGGHEVVVFDQYAPAIEELTKEGAIPSGSLDEVAGKLEGPRIFWVMLPAGAPTESTIEALLGLASPGDVIIDGGNSFYKDDIRRGKACSEKQIAYVDVGTSGGVWGLERGYCMMIGGDKATVDLLDPIFDTLAPGYGTIPRTPNRMENEGEDPRAEKGYIHAGPAGAGHFVKMVHNGIEYGLMQAYAEGFDILKGKSSDKLPEEERFDLNLTDIAEVWRRGSVISSWLLDLSAAALAKDQMLEAYSGNVADSGEGHWTIDAAMEEAVPAYVLSAALFARYRSRVDTTFGDKLLSAMRFGFGGHVEMPQ, encoded by the coding sequence ATGCGTCTGGCGATGATCGGCCTTGGCCGAATGGGCGGGAATATCGCGCGCCGTCTGATCCGCGGCGGCCATGAGGTCGTTGTCTTCGACCAATATGCACCGGCGATCGAGGAACTCACCAAGGAAGGTGCAATCCCCTCCGGCTCGCTGGACGAGGTCGCGGGCAAGCTCGAAGGCCCCCGGATCTTCTGGGTGATGCTGCCTGCGGGAGCCCCGACCGAATCGACGATCGAAGCGCTGCTGGGCCTCGCCTCGCCCGGCGACGTTATCATCGACGGCGGCAACAGCTTCTACAAGGACGATATCCGGCGCGGCAAAGCCTGTTCGGAGAAGCAGATCGCCTATGTCGACGTCGGGACCTCCGGCGGCGTGTGGGGCCTCGAACGCGGCTACTGCATGATGATCGGCGGCGACAAGGCGACCGTCGACCTGCTCGACCCGATCTTCGACACGCTCGCGCCGGGCTACGGCACGATCCCGCGCACGCCCAACCGCATGGAGAACGAGGGCGAGGATCCGCGCGCCGAAAAGGGCTATATCCACGCCGGTCCCGCCGGTGCGGGCCATTTCGTCAAAATGGTCCACAATGGCATCGAATATGGTTTGATGCAGGCCTATGCCGAGGGCTTCGACATCCTCAAGGGCAAGTCCTCGGACAAGCTGCCCGAGGAGGAGCGGTTCGACCTCAATCTCACGGACATCGCCGAAGTCTGGCGGCGCGGCAGCGTCATCTCGTCGTGGCTGCTCGATCTCTCGGCGGCGGCGCTCGCGAAGGACCAGATGCTCGAAGCCTATAGCGGCAATGTCGCCGACTCGGGCGAGGGTCACTGGACGATCGACGCGGCGATGGAGGAAGCGGTGCCGGCCTATGTCCTGTCGGCCGCGCTGTTCGCGCGCTACCGCAGCCGGGTGGATACGACCTTCGGCGACAAGCTCCTGTCGGCGATGCGCTTCGGCTTCGGCGGCCACGTCGAAATGCCGCAATGA
- a CDS encoding Cof-type HAD-IIB family hydrolase: MSAIRLVVSDIDGTLVRDDKSLSEAVIASCGRLQAAGVALTLISARPPSGMLWIAERLGLKAAFGAFNGGTIVRPDGMIMAAARLDPAVAKRALTLIDRPGITKWLFREGCWHAERLDQVHTPRERKAANQEPIVGSDFSQLLDAADKIVAVSDDHAMLAVLEIEVANALGRDATVARSQTYYLDITALAANKGDGVAALARAAGVRLEEVAVIGDQRNDLPMFARAGLSIAMAQGPEEVREAADHVTRSNDEDGVAHAIDEILLPMAARG, encoded by the coding sequence ATGAGCGCCATCCGCCTCGTCGTCTCGGATATCGACGGCACGCTCGTGCGCGACGACAAGAGCCTGAGCGAGGCGGTGATCGCGTCGTGCGGGCGCCTGCAGGCGGCGGGCGTCGCGCTCACGCTGATCAGCGCGCGGCCGCCGAGCGGGATGCTGTGGATCGCGGAGCGCCTTGGATTGAAGGCAGCGTTTGGCGCGTTCAATGGCGGCACCATCGTGCGGCCGGACGGCATGATCATGGCAGCCGCGCGCCTCGACCCGGCGGTCGCGAAGCGCGCGCTGACGCTGATCGACCGGCCGGGCATCACCAAATGGCTGTTCCGCGAGGGATGCTGGCATGCCGAGCGCCTCGACCAGGTCCACACCCCGCGTGAACGCAAGGCGGCCAATCAGGAGCCGATCGTCGGCTCGGACTTCTCGCAACTGCTGGATGCGGCCGACAAGATCGTGGCGGTAAGCGACGATCATGCGATGCTGGCTGTCCTTGAGATCGAGGTCGCGAATGCGCTGGGCCGGGATGCGACTGTGGCGCGGTCGCAAACCTATTATCTCGACATCACCGCCCTGGCGGCGAACAAGGGTGATGGTGTGGCAGCGCTTGCGCGGGCGGCAGGCGTTCGACTGGAGGAGGTCGCCGTGATCGGTGATCAGCGCAACGATCTGCCGATGTTCGCCCGCGCCGGCCTGTCGATCGCGATGGCGCAGGGACCGGAAGAGGTCCGCGAGGCTGCGGATCACGTAACGCGCTCGAACGACGAGGATGGCGTCGCCCACGCGATCGACGAGATTCTGCTGCCGATGGCGGCGCGCGGATGA
- a CDS encoding HAD-IIB family hydrolase — protein sequence MKQLIAFDLDGTLAESKQPIGEEMAGLLARLLDVAKVGVISGGDWPQFEIQVVARLPGAADLARLFIMPTTGTKLYRFQDGSWRQIYADSFDAAERDRIMRALDQAATQAGLVETQTWGEKIEDRGTQITFSGLGQQAPLAAKAAWDPDFTKRKRLQALLRAMLPGLSINTGGSTSIDITRSGVDKAYAMRKLSEHSGVPADAMLFLGDAIYPGGNDEPVRAAGFDTIAVRDVRETGNVVRAIIGCLTA from the coding sequence ATGAAGCAGTTGATCGCCTTCGATCTCGACGGGACCCTCGCGGAAAGCAAGCAGCCGATCGGCGAGGAGATGGCCGGTCTGCTCGCCCGGCTGCTAGACGTCGCCAAGGTGGGGGTGATTTCCGGTGGGGACTGGCCGCAGTTCGAGATACAGGTGGTCGCGCGCCTGCCCGGCGCCGCCGATCTGGCCCGGCTCTTCATCATGCCGACCACCGGCACCAAGCTCTACCGCTTTCAGGATGGCAGCTGGCGGCAAATCTATGCGGACAGCTTCGACGCCGCCGAACGTGACAGGATCATGCGCGCGCTCGACCAGGCGGCGACGCAAGCGGGCCTCGTCGAAACGCAGACCTGGGGTGAGAAGATCGAGGATCGCGGCACGCAGATCACCTTCTCGGGATTGGGCCAGCAGGCGCCGCTCGCTGCGAAAGCCGCATGGGATCCCGACTTTACAAAGCGCAAGCGACTGCAGGCGCTGCTTCGCGCGATGCTGCCCGGTCTTTCGATCAACACCGGCGGATCGACCTCCATCGACATCACGCGCAGCGGCGTCGACAAGGCTTACGCGATGCGCAAGCTGAGCGAGCATTCCGGCGTTCCGGCGGACGCCATGCTGTTTCTCGGCGATGCCATCTATCCGGGCGGAAATGACGAGCCGGTACGCGCAGCCGGGTTCGACACGATCGCCGTGCGTGACGTGCGGGAAACCGGTAACGTCGTCCGAGCGATCATCGGCTGCCTGACTGCCTGA
- a CDS encoding bifunctional transaldolase/phosoglucose isomerase — protein MSTVLDNPRVASRLKQLHESGQAVWLDFVDRGFLNQGGLRALVSEDGVSGVTSNPSIFEKAMGQGEAYDEGFRTFLGKADASVQDTYESQAIADIKAAGGDLRAIYDRLGGKDGYVSLEVSPYLADGTQETIEEARRLWKAVGEPNLMVKVPGTRAGTPAIRQLVEDGLNINVTLLFAIEAYQAVAEAFMAGLEARLAKGEPIDRVASVASFFVSRIDSQIDKKIDARVKVGDKEAAALEALRGKVAIANAKLAYAWYEEMIASDRWQALAARGAMPQRLLWASTGTKDPAYPDTLYVDALIGPDTVNTMPPKTMDAFRDHGTMRPTLTQDLDGARHVIAEAERLGLDLPGVTEMLVKDGVKQFADAADALLGAVAAKRATFLGDRLNHMEASLPGPLQKAVDARLETARADRWARRLWKGDPSLWTGKDEGRWLGWLAAARGQQVDPNALRELEQEAKRYKNAVLLGMGGSSLGPEVLSLILGSAGGNPGLHVLDTTDPGQIASVLAEIDPKETLFIVSSKSGSTMEPELLRAFFFERSGKQGGHFVAVTDPGSKLEKTAETDGFAHVFQGDPAIGGRYSVLSAFGMVPAAVMGIDTHGFYEATAPMVFACGGDVPPAANPGIRLGAIIGEAAVSGRNKLTFIASKGLEPFGAWLEQLLAESTGKQGRGIVPVDLEPLGSPESYGTDRLFVVLALAGDKDNAADAKLEALADSGQPVIRISVASPQLIGQEFFRWEVATAITGAVIGIDPFDQPDVEDAKVATRKLVDAYEASGTLESETPAAETADFALFVAKGSALQGNAESLLRQHFAALRAGDYAAFLAYVERNDVDSAAITAMRRAVRDAKSVATVAGFGPRFLHSTGQAYKGGPNSGVFLTITRDPDPDLAIPGHKASFGTVQIAQARGDMDVLAERGRRVLRIHLKQGGGGIEALEAAVAAAL, from the coding sequence GTGAGCACCGTCCTCGATAATCCGCGGGTCGCCAGCCGACTGAAGCAGCTCCACGAAAGCGGGCAGGCGGTGTGGCTCGACTTCGTCGATCGCGGCTTCCTCAATCAAGGCGGCCTCAGGGCGCTGGTCAGCGAAGACGGCGTCTCCGGCGTGACGTCCAATCCGTCCATTTTCGAGAAGGCGATGGGTCAGGGCGAGGCCTATGATGAGGGCTTTCGGACATTCCTCGGCAAGGCTGATGCGAGCGTCCAGGACACCTATGAAAGCCAGGCCATTGCCGACATCAAGGCCGCCGGCGGCGATCTGCGAGCAATCTATGATCGGCTGGGAGGCAAGGACGGCTATGTCAGCCTCGAGGTCTCTCCCTATCTCGCAGACGGAACCCAGGAGACGATCGAGGAGGCGCGCCGGCTCTGGAAGGCGGTCGGGGAGCCCAACCTCATGGTCAAGGTGCCCGGCACCAGGGCAGGCACCCCCGCCATTCGCCAGCTCGTCGAGGACGGGCTCAACATCAACGTGACGCTGCTCTTCGCGATCGAAGCCTATCAGGCGGTGGCCGAAGCGTTCATGGCGGGGCTCGAGGCGCGCCTGGCCAAGGGCGAGCCGATCGACCGGGTGGCGAGCGTCGCGAGCTTCTTCGTCAGCCGCATCGACAGCCAGATCGACAAAAAGATCGACGCGCGGGTGAAGGTCGGGGACAAGGAAGCGGCCGCGCTCGAGGCGCTGCGCGGCAAGGTCGCGATCGCCAACGCCAAGCTCGCCTACGCCTGGTACGAGGAGATGATCGCCTCGGATCGCTGGCAGGCGCTGGCTGCCAGGGGCGCGATGCCGCAAAGGCTGCTCTGGGCGTCGACCGGCACCAAGGACCCGGCCTATCCCGACACGCTCTATGTCGACGCGCTGATCGGCCCGGATACGGTCAACACGATGCCGCCCAAGACGATGGATGCGTTTCGCGATCACGGGACGATGCGGCCGACGCTCACCCAGGATCTCGACGGCGCGCGCCACGTGATCGCCGAGGCCGAGCGACTGGGGCTGGACCTGCCGGGCGTCACCGAGATGCTCGTGAAGGATGGCGTCAAGCAGTTCGCCGACGCCGCCGACGCGCTGCTGGGTGCGGTCGCCGCCAAGCGGGCCACCTTCCTCGGCGACAGGCTCAACCACATGGAAGCGTCGCTTCCCGGACCGCTGCAGAAAGCGGTGGATGCGCGACTGGAGACGGCACGCGCCGATCGTTGGGCGCGGCGGCTGTGGAAGGGCGATCCCTCGCTCTGGACCGGCAAGGATGAGGGCAGGTGGCTCGGCTGGCTCGCGGCCGCCCGCGGCCAGCAGGTCGATCCGAACGCATTGAGAGAATTGGAGCAGGAGGCAAAGCGCTACAAGAACGCGGTGCTGCTCGGCATGGGCGGATCGAGCCTCGGCCCCGAGGTGCTGTCGCTGATTCTCGGCTCGGCCGGGGGAAATCCCGGGCTGCACGTGCTGGATACCACCGATCCGGGGCAGATCGCGTCCGTTCTCGCCGAGATCGATCCAAAGGAGACGCTGTTCATCGTCTCATCCAAATCCGGCTCGACGATGGAGCCGGAGCTGCTCCGCGCTTTCTTTTTCGAACGGAGCGGAAAGCAGGGCGGCCACTTCGTCGCCGTGACCGATCCGGGATCGAAGCTCGAGAAGACAGCGGAGACGGACGGGTTCGCCCATGTCTTCCAGGGCGATCCGGCGATCGGCGGCCGCTATTCGGTATTGTCCGCCTTCGGCATGGTGCCGGCCGCGGTGATGGGCATCGACACGCACGGTTTTTACGAGGCGACGGCGCCGATGGTGTTCGCCTGCGGGGGCGATGTGCCTCCGGCGGCCAATCCAGGCATCAGGCTCGGCGCGATCATCGGCGAGGCTGCGGTTTCTGGCCGCAACAAGCTGACCTTCATCGCCTCGAAGGGACTGGAGCCCTTCGGCGCCTGGCTCGAGCAGCTGCTGGCCGAATCGACCGGCAAGCAGGGCAGGGGCATCGTTCCCGTGGACCTCGAGCCGCTGGGTTCGCCGGAGAGCTATGGCACGGACCGGCTGTTCGTCGTCCTCGCGCTCGCCGGCGACAAGGACAATGCCGCCGACGCCAAGCTCGAGGCGCTTGCCGACAGCGGTCAGCCGGTGATCCGCATCAGCGTCGCCAGCCCGCAGCTGATCGGCCAGGAATTCTTCCGCTGGGAAGTCGCGACCGCGATCACAGGTGCCGTCATCGGCATCGACCCGTTCGATCAGCCCGACGTCGAGGATGCGAAGGTGGCAACGCGCAAGCTCGTCGACGCCTATGAGGCCTCCGGTACGCTGGAATCTGAAACGCCAGCCGCCGAGACCGCCGACTTTGCGCTCTTCGTCGCCAAGGGCAGCGCATTGCAAGGGAACGCCGAGAGCCTGTTACGGCAGCATTTCGCTGCCTTGCGGGCGGGCGACTACGCGGCGTTTCTCGCCTACGTCGAGCGCAACGACGTCGACAGCGCGGCCATCACCGCAATGCGCAGGGCCGTGCGCGACGCGAAATCGGTCGCGACCGTCGCAGGCTTCGGTCCGCGCTTCCTTCACTCCACGGGGCAAGCCTATAAGGGCGGCCCGAACAGCGGCGTGTTCCTGACGATCACGCGCGATCCCGATCCCGATCTTGCCATTCCCGGTCACAAGGCGAGCTTCGGCACCGTCCAGATCGCCCAGGCGCGCGGCGACATGGACGTGCTCGCCGAACGCGGCAGGCGCGTGCTGCGCATCCATCTCAAGCAGGGCGGCGGCGGCATCGAGGCGCTCGAAGCGGCCGTCGCAGCGGCACTCTGA
- a CDS encoding DUF6607 family protein, whose product MMMKPVFLKAALLAASLLTAIPAAADGPVAPRDAAAANAAFAADRASILAMAGNYKVTFDMRETTPWRAGYTPIEPKVSGGHESIRVIEDAGRRIVLQHLLVVKDDKGKTLVIKHWRQDWTYEPSSVLVYAGQGRWTIEAVPERMRAGRWSQTVWQTDDSPRYGGWGQWTEEGGVRRWRSNWTWRPLARRDAVRHPPYDRYLAINRHSPSPAGWIHWQDNIKMGLVDGKLSPFVQESVLNTYAKADDYDIAAADAYWAATKDYWAAVRTAWDEAIAKGQGVSVAEVAETGSASGERLMDFADQIEERKLTSAAAIARARTVIAEVTSH is encoded by the coding sequence ATGATGATGAAGCCCGTTTTCCTGAAGGCCGCTCTGCTCGCGGCATCGCTGCTGACGGCGATCCCTGCCGCTGCGGACGGCCCTGTCGCGCCCCGCGACGCAGCGGCCGCAAACGCCGCCTTCGCGGCCGATCGCGCCTCGATCCTCGCGATGGCCGGCAATTACAAGGTGACGTTCGACATGCGCGAGACAACGCCCTGGCGGGCCGGCTACACCCCGATCGAGCCCAAGGTCTCGGGCGGACATGAAAGCATCCGCGTGATCGAGGATGCGGGCCGGCGGATCGTGCTCCAGCATCTCCTCGTCGTGAAGGACGACAAGGGCAAGACCCTCGTCATCAAGCATTGGCGGCAGGACTGGACCTACGAGCCTTCCAGCGTGCTCGTCTATGCGGGCCAGGGACGTTGGACGATCGAGGCGGTGCCCGAGCGGATGCGTGCCGGCCGCTGGTCCCAGACGGTATGGCAGACCGACGATTCGCCCCGCTACGGCGGCTGGGGCCAGTGGACCGAGGAAGGCGGCGTGCGCCGCTGGCGGAGCAACTGGACGTGGCGCCCGCTCGCCCGGCGCGACGCGGTGCGCCATCCGCCCTATGACCGCTATCTCGCGATCAACCGGCATTCGCCCTCGCCCGCGGGCTGGATCCACTGGCAGGACAACATCAAGATGGGGCTGGTCGACGGCAAGCTCTCGCCGTTCGTCCAGGAATCGGTGCTCAACACCTATGCAAAGGCCGACGATTACGACATCGCCGCGGCGGACGCCTATTGGGCCGCGACGAAGGACTATTGGGCGGCGGTGCGCACGGCCTGGGACGAGGCGATCGCGAAAGGGCAGGGCGTGAGTGTCGCCGAGGTGGCCGAAACCGGCTCCGCCTCCGGCGAACGGCTGATGGATTTCGCTGATCAGATTGAGGAGCGCAAGCTCACCAGCGCCGCTGCGATTGCACGTGCCAGGACGGTAATTGCCGAAGTCACCTCGCACTGA
- a CDS encoding TonB-dependent hemoglobin/transferrin/lactoferrin family receptor — translation MDYSVSRSAVGLRHRSTWYRRANCGAAGAVLVLIAAPPAAAQDGDPLILTDPRNTITVTATRLPASVLDVPVTVTVIDDKRIADELVSDVKDLVRFEPGVSVRRAPTRFGAALGATGRDGNAGFNIRGLEGNRVLIQVDGVRVPDGFDFGAQSAGRGDYVDLGLIKSVEILRGPASALYGSDGLAGAVSFVTSDPADFLKDGHGFGGMARAAYDSADEQFSETGIVAGRSGDWSALLAYTRRDGHELDNKGSNGAPNATRTEPNPQDTRSNAVLGKLVWSPDDANRVRLTLDHLDDHVRSNVLSGVAAVPTSPTSVLALFARDRTRRDRVSLDWLYKGSGAIGGAHTTVWFQDGENRQFTAEDRNTAADRTRRNTFENRVLGASVELRSDFATGGLTHRLVYGADASITRQKGLRDGTVPTPPDVFPTRAFPVTDYTLAGGYVADEIAFANGAITLFPALRFDYYKLDPKEDPLLPAFATAGQDGSRLSPKIGAVVRLGNAASLFANYARGFKAPSPSQANQFFENLAQGYTSIPNPDLRPETSQTWEGGVRLEQGPLSAGVTGFTGRYRNFISQQVVSGSFAPGDPAVFQFINLDRVRIKGVEGRLDLRDRSGLSARLAISYATGTTISGDGSRSPLSSIDPLKLVVGIGYDHPDGRFGGQIIATHAAQKELRRTVYTDAGGDPATICDGAPCFRPGAFTILDATAYVRIGAAFTLRAGIFNLLDRKYAWWSDVRGLAATSPVTDAYTQPGRNASVSLTARF, via the coding sequence GTGGATTATTCTGTTTCGCGAAGCGCGGTGGGCCTGCGTCACCGGTCGACCTGGTATCGCCGGGCGAACTGTGGCGCTGCGGGCGCTGTTCTGGTGCTGATCGCTGCGCCGCCCGCGGCGGCACAGGACGGGGATCCGCTCATATTGACCGATCCGCGTAACACCATCACGGTCACCGCCACCCGTTTGCCCGCATCCGTCCTCGATGTTCCTGTGACCGTCACCGTCATTGACGACAAGAGGATCGCCGACGAGCTCGTCTCCGACGTCAAGGACCTTGTCCGGTTCGAGCCGGGCGTGAGCGTGCGCCGGGCGCCGACGCGCTTCGGCGCGGCGCTCGGGGCGACGGGGCGGGACGGCAATGCCGGTTTCAACATCCGCGGTCTTGAAGGCAATCGTGTGCTGATCCAGGTCGATGGCGTGCGCGTGCCCGACGGCTTCGACTTCGGCGCGCAATCGGCCGGCCGCGGCGACTATGTCGATCTCGGCCTCATCAAGTCGGTCGAGATACTGCGCGGCCCGGCATCGGCGCTCTACGGCAGCGACGGGCTGGCCGGCGCGGTGAGCTTCGTCACCAGCGATCCGGCGGATTTCCTGAAGGATGGCCACGGCTTCGGCGGCATGGCGCGCGCCGCCTACGATTCCGCCGACGAGCAATTCTCGGAAACCGGCATCGTCGCGGGACGGAGCGGCGACTGGTCGGCGCTGCTCGCCTACACGCGGCGCGACGGCCACGAGCTGGACAACAAGGGCAGCAACGGCGCGCCCAATGCCACGCGTACCGAACCCAACCCGCAGGATACGCGCTCGAACGCGGTCCTCGGCAAGCTCGTCTGGAGCCCGGACGACGCCAATCGGGTCCGCCTGACGCTCGATCATCTCGATGATCATGTCCGCAGCAACGTGCTCAGCGGCGTCGCGGCCGTGCCGACGAGCCCGACCAGCGTGCTCGCCCTTTTCGCGCGCGACAGGACGCGCCGTGACCGCGTGAGTCTCGACTGGCTCTACAAGGGATCGGGCGCGATCGGCGGCGCGCATACCACAGTCTGGTTCCAGGACGGCGAGAACCGGCAGTTCACTGCCGAGGACCGCAACACGGCTGCCGATCGCACGCGCCGCAACACCTTCGAGAACCGCGTCCTCGGCGCGAGCGTGGAGCTGCGCAGCGATTTCGCGACGGGCGGGCTCACCCATCGCCTCGTCTATGGCGCGGATGCCAGCATCACGCGCCAGAAGGGCCTGCGCGACGGCACCGTGCCGACCCCACCGGACGTCTTCCCGACGCGCGCTTTCCCCGTGACCGATTATACGCTGGCCGGCGGCTATGTGGCGGACGAGATCGCCTTCGCGAATGGCGCGATAACGCTCTTCCCCGCACTGCGCTTCGACTATTACAAGCTCGATCCGAAGGAAGATCCGCTGCTGCCGGCGTTCGCGACAGCCGGGCAGGACGGATCGCGCCTTTCGCCGAAGATCGGCGCGGTGGTGCGGCTTGGCAACGCTGCGAGCCTGTTCGCCAACTATGCCCGCGGCTTCAAGGCGCCTTCGCCGAGCCAGGCCAACCAGTTCTTTGAAAATCTGGCGCAGGGCTACACCTCGATCCCCAATCCCGATCTCCGCCCCGAGACCAGCCAGACATGGGAAGGCGGCGTCAGGCTGGAGCAGGGGCCCCTGAGCGCGGGCGTCACCGGCTTCACGGGCCGGTACCGCAACTTCATCAGCCAGCAGGTGGTGAGCGGCAGCTTCGCGCCGGGCGATCCGGCCGTGTTCCAGTTCATCAACCTCGATCGGGTGCGCATCAAGGGCGTGGAGGGCAGGCTGGACCTGCGCGACCGATCGGGTCTGAGCGCGCGCCTCGCAATCAGCTACGCCACCGGCACCACGATCAGTGGGGACGGCTCGCGGTCGCCGCTTTCGTCGATCGATCCGCTCAAGCTCGTCGTCGGGATCGGCTATGACCATCCCGACGGGAGGTTCGGCGGCCAGATCATCGCCACCCACGCAGCGCAGAAGGAACTCCGTCGCACCGTCTATACGGACGCCGGGGGCGATCCTGCGACGATCTGTGATGGCGCGCCCTGTTTCCGCCCGGGCGCCTTCACGATCCTGGACGCGACCGCCTATGTGCGGATCGGCGCGGCCTTCACGCTGCGGGCCGGCATATTCAATCTGCTCGATCGCAAATATGCCTGGTGGAGCGACGTGCGCGGGCTCGCCGCCACCTCCCCGGTCACCGACGCCTATACCCAGCCCGGCCGCAATGCGAGCGTATCGCTGACGGCGCGATTCTGA
- the zwf gene encoding glucose-6-phosphate dehydrogenase has protein sequence MSTAPVAPPATFVIFGALGDLTRRLLMPAIVNVERSGLLDPNTGFLGISYHDADDDELRDQLGEFLEAGAEWQRLRERIHYLKGDFGDDALFETLAGRIAGNTVFYLATAPGFFGPIVESLGKAGLLNEAQGFRRVVIEKPFGTDLASAQALNGLILACAHEEQIYRIDHFLGKETVQNIMVARFGNALTEAVWNNRYIDHVQITAAETVAVGGRGKFYDATGALRDMVPNHLFQLLALVGMEPPNSFGAEAVRTEKAKLIAALRPLEPDDAVRGRYGAGEAGGQKVVPYRDTVDVDPASRTETYVALKAAVETWRWHGVPFYLRTGKALAARDTEIVIKFRNAPLMLFHDTPTGALPPNQLVLQIQPHEGICLELAVKQPGPLVEAVPASLHFAYSEQFDLGHQTGYETLLYDVLIGDQTLFQRADQIEGGWRAVQPLLDAWSVSGEPEDYAAGSAGPVAAEALLARDGRAWHPVA, from the coding sequence ATGAGCACGGCTCCTGTCGCACCGCCCGCGACGTTCGTGATCTTCGGCGCTCTGGGCGATCTGACGCGCCGGCTGCTGATGCCGGCGATCGTCAACGTCGAACGCTCAGGCCTGCTCGATCCGAACACCGGCTTCCTCGGCATCAGCTATCATGATGCCGACGACGATGAGCTTCGCGACCAGCTCGGCGAGTTCCTCGAGGCGGGCGCGGAATGGCAGCGGCTGCGCGAGCGCATCCACTATCTGAAGGGCGACTTCGGGGACGATGCGCTGTTCGAGACGCTCGCGGGGAGGATCGCCGGCAACACCGTCTTCTACCTTGCGACCGCACCCGGCTTTTTCGGCCCCATCGTCGAAAGCCTCGGAAAGGCGGGGTTGCTGAACGAGGCGCAGGGCTTCCGCCGGGTCGTGATCGAGAAGCCTTTCGGCACCGATCTCGCGTCCGCGCAGGCGCTCAACGGGCTGATCCTCGCCTGTGCCCATGAGGAGCAGATTTACCGGATCGACCATTTCCTGGGAAAGGAGACGGTCCAGAACATCATGGTCGCGCGGTTCGGCAACGCGCTGACCGAGGCGGTCTGGAACAACCGCTATATCGATCATGTCCAGATCACGGCCGCCGAGACGGTGGCGGTGGGCGGTCGGGGCAAGTTCTACGACGCCACCGGCGCGCTGCGCGACATGGTGCCGAACCATCTCTTCCAGCTGCTCGCGCTGGTCGGCATGGAGCCGCCCAACAGCTTCGGCGCCGAAGCGGTGCGCACCGAGAAGGCGAAGCTGATCGCCGCCCTGCGGCCGCTGGAGCCCGACGATGCGGTGCGCGGCCGCTATGGGGCAGGCGAGGCGGGCGGCCAGAAGGTCGTCCCGTATCGCGATACCGTCGACGTGGATCCCGCGAGCCGCACCGAAACCTACGTCGCGCTCAAGGCGGCGGTCGAGACGTGGCGCTGGCACGGTGTGCCCTTCTATCTGCGCACGGGCAAGGCGCTCGCCGCCCGTGACACGGAGATCGTCATCAAGTTCCGCAATGCGCCGTTGATGCTGTTCCACGACACGCCGACCGGCGCGCTCCCGCCCAACCAGCTCGTGCTGCAGATCCAGCCGCATGAAGGCATCTGTCTCGAGCTCGCGGTGAAGCAGCCGGGGCCGCTCGTCGAGGCGGTGCCCGCCAGCCTCCATTTCGCCTATTCCGAGCAGTTCGACCTCGGACACCAGACCGGCTATGAGACGCTGCTCTATGACGTGCTGATCGGCGACCAGACCCTGTTCCAACGCGCCGACCAGATCGAAGGTGGCTGGCGGGCGGTGCAGCCGCTGCTCGACGCGTGGAGCGTCTCCGGGGAACCGGAAGACTATGCCGCCGGAAGCGCCGGGCCGGTGGCCGCAGAGGCGCTGCTCGCGCGCGACGGGCGCGCCTGGCATCCGGTCGCATGA